CGATTCTATcgtcaataaaaaataaaataaattaaaaaaaaaaaaaaaaaaaaaaaaaaaaagaatagacCACGGCATCAAATATTGGTGAAAATGTGGAAGTCaactgaaaataaataaataaataaataaaattcttaatCTTAAAAACTAAAACAATCTAATTCAAATCTTAAGATTTAAGCTGTCTTGGGTTTGGGGGCCTTTTTCTGTGGTTGCTTCTTCCTCGGGATAGAGTTCTTCATTCCTAGGAAATATAGTAGTGCACCGACAAATGCCACACACTGACACCAAAATGTAAACCAAAATTATTCAAACTGAAACTATAATGAAATGGTCAACCCCATAGAGTAAGAGAGGATGGAAACAGGtattcaaatacaaaatttCATTATATATCAGAATAACTGAAGTTCAAGATCAGACTCGAAAGGGTGTCGAGTTAGTCTTTGTGTCAATTAAAATGCAAGTGTATCAGAAAGCAGACAAGGAGGTAAAATTACAGCAGAAAGTTTGATCAAAAGCGTGATAATGCAGCTCTAGACTATGCCAGCGTGAATATTATCCTGTCTAATTTTGAAGGACTGGTGTTTACGAGGACCATTAGACATTGAATTTGAGCATATCCTAAGATTTGACTAAGAATTCATTTGCTTGATTGAGTCCAATAATCCCCATCAAGTTTTTTTCGTTGATATGTTACGTGGGTGAGGTATACCAGCTTAGCATGACACGAAATCCTTTATTTGAGTTTGAAGGTTTCGACATTACCTGGAGGAACTCATGCAAGAGCCTGATAAATTCCGGCTCACCAACATCGTAGTTGTAAAAGTCATACAACATAGGTGCTGTCAAAACCAAGTACAATATCTGCAGGATTCAACAAAAAAGAACTTAAATGTATTGGTAACGATGAGTTAACAAGTTTGGTATCGAGGAAGGCATAGGAATATTGAAGTGAGTTCATACCAGAAGAAAAGCACCAAAACCACTGCCAAGCACAAATAAAAGACCTCCTAACCCCTTCAAGAAAATACAGGCAGCAACAAAAGTCTTGGACTGCAAAACGTACAACATAGAACATgaggaaaaaataattttgcactCCGGGGGAGAAAAAAATATCTAGAATACAGGATCCTTTACATCAACATGCAAATTGTTTTTCCCGATTCTGTTATCAACAAACTTCTTGACAAAATGCAGCTTGGGAGCCCATTCTTTAGCTGCAGGTCCACCATCGTCTCCAAATTCATTGAACCTACAATAATACAAGCAAGCCATATCAGTAGAAGGCAACACAATATAATGTTATGAAACAGGATGGTCGATGATTTACATCGAAAACAACACAACCACACGTCTTTCTTTAAAGGTTTAAACTAAAAATATGACTTGGGTGCTCACAACCATACAGACAAACAGAAAGcgtgtaaaaaaaatatgtcaaaAACTAGCCTCCATTAGTTTGACAATCTGGGTAAGCAATCAGACTTTGAAAATCTTAATATGTTTGGATACTTGACTGGTTCACAAACAAGTATGGTCAATGTTAGAAATATTGATGGCAAGTCTATAGAACTTAATTAGATTATTCTAATTCCAAATGTTAAAAGTTGTCAGTAATATTGGAAGAGTAACCCACCCAAGTTCTCTTTTCATCCATTCTTA
This genomic stretch from Primulina huaijiensis isolate GDHJ02 unplaced genomic scaffold, ASM1229523v2 scaffold32373_ERROPOS134592+, whole genome shotgun sequence harbors:
- the LOC140968063 gene encoding uncharacterized protein, giving the protein MGFFSFLGRLLFASIFILSAWQMFNEFGDDGGPAAKEWAPKLHFVKKFVDNRIGKNNLHVDSKTFVAACIFLKGLGGLLFVLGSGFGAFLLILYLVLTAPMLYDFYNYDVGEPEFIRLLHEFLQCVAFVGALLYFLGMKNSIPRKKQPQKKAPKPKTA